The window CTCCCAactgtcccccaccctcctcacTCCCATTGGGTTGGGTACCTTCCTGAGAGCTCCCCAGCGCCCCTGGAGTTTACTCCGGGTTACGTGCGGATCACACTGGGTTGTAATAGGTGTGCCTGGCCATCTCCTGGAATGTCACGAAGGTACAGTCatacatagaaagaaaataaacttcctCTTTGCCGATTACACGTATTTACCTGGAGACTAGAGAATGGGAAAACACACTTCAACTTTTCCCACTGAGTCACCTTCTGGGCCCTACAGGTCCATGCCATGGGTTCCCAAAAGTCCCTTCTCTCCTGGCcaccctccctctgtctgccccgcTCCCCTGGGATTTGGGCTTTCTTCTAATAGCACCTGCAGGATCAAGGCCAGGAAACGTTCCTCCCTGGCTCCACGGAGAACGGTCACACTGTCTTCACAGTCTTCTGTGGGACTAGGGTTGGGGCTCTCAGTTCCCCCAGAGCACAGCACCAAGAAGCTGAAAAACCCaccgatcttttttttttttttttttaattttttttttcaacgttttttatttattttttttgggacagagagagagcatgaacgggggaggggcagagagagagggagacacagaatcggaaacaggctccaggctctgagccatcagcccagagcccgacgcggggctcaaactcacggaccgcgagatcgtgacctggctgaagtcggacgcttaaccgactgcgccacccaggcgcccctaaaaacccACCGATCTTAAAAGAGCTTTGCGGATTCAACtgatcatttattgagcactgactgTGTTCCAGGGACCGGGGATACAACAAGATAGATGAGATTCCTGCCTTCGtgaatgatgataataataacagctcACACGTATTGACCACTTACTCTGTTCTGGGCATTGTTCCGCGCCTTGACACGAATTGGCCTTTTAATCCTTCTAACAATCCCACCAGGTAGGTATCATCGTTAatctcatcttacagatgaggaaactgagacacagagaggctaaataacttCTCTCAGGGCACAAAACGAACAGGTACAAGAACCAAGCTTTGGACCCAAGCAGAGCCTACTCCTTTAGCCACTAACTGAACCAAACCAGGATTGCATTCGAGTGGGGACCTATCACgtagagggaaacaaagaaaaaaggatatttcCATCAGTGATCTCTATGGGgaaagtataataaaatgagGGTCATGGGGTAAAAATGGGGAATCCTTAGCACCCAGCCTGGTCCAAAGCAAGTCCTAATCAttccaggggaagggaggagggacagggagggcgGAAGGAAGGAATCCCTGACAGGTGCTTCCCTAGGCACGGCCGCCAAAAGCTTGCCAGTGTTTGGCCAGCCGTGCTGATCTAGAACCAGGCTGGAACTGGGGTCAGGTAGACCTCGGGAGGGATCCTTCACCACTCACCAGCcgcgtgaccttgagcaagttgctcTCGGAGCTTCAATTTCCCTTCTCGAAAGATCGGAGGAAATAGCGATCTACACTGTGCCGGCTCAGGACAAAGGCCTGTCGCACCTAGTGGTTCTGTCACCATCTTCCCCGTGCAGCTGAGCCGATGCAAAGTCAGAAGGGAGCCCAGGATCTTGCAGCTCGTACAGGGGCCTGGGCAGCTCGGGattttggagggtggggggtgttcTTGGTAGTGACCACGACAGGGGGCAGACGTTTGTCCTGCTAGACAGTCATGAAGCTCCTTTACAAGGACGTGAGGCTAGAACGTACTCCATCACATGCAGTGGTGAAGTCCACTGCCTTGTAGGAACCGCGTATTTCCTCATTGTCTCCACCTTAATTTGCCTGCGTGTGGCATCTTGGTTTAAGGTTATTTTCCTCTGCCCCTGATCATCTGGTCTGGGATGGACTCGTGGCAAGGAAAAATTCTTCCCCTGTCCTTCAGAAGCTTCCAGCTGGCCTAAGAATTGAATGGACACGAGACAGATAAACAACAGGAAAAAGCGAAGTTTTATTATGCATGCGTGGGGGCCCCCGTCATGAAATTGAGACCTAACAAAAATGACCAAAGCAGGCGGTTTTTATCCTTTTCGATGAAGAGACCATAAATCCATGAGgaattgaaaggagaaagagaacttAACTTGGGGAGCTTTAATTTGTAAGCAATTCTAAACAGATTTTGGGCTGGGataggaaatgaggaaaaaaatcacgGATGTCTTGGCTCTAAATTTCCTATGTCTGGTGATCAGGGTGTCTCTTTACCTCCTTAACTTTCAcctgggagatttatttcctgctctcGGCGACTGAGGAGGGTCTGCCCTTCTCACCACAGGTTGTCTCtgaagtaacttttatttaaaataaccaatatgctaggggtgcctgggtggcttcgttggttacgcatttgactcttggtttcagctcaggtcacgagctcaccgttcgtgggttcgagccctgcatcgggctctacactgaccgtgtgggcctgcttgggattctctctctctccctttctctctgcctctccgcccctctctctctcaacaataaacattgaaaaaataaaataaaataaaataaaataaaataaaataaaatagccaataTGCTGAAGCGACACATTGTGGGGCGGCCTGCCCTCGGTCCGTCGGTGATTGTCCCAAGCTCTGTTTTATTCAGGTGACCTCACTTTCATTTCCTGGATGTTCAGGAATTCACATATCAAccaaacctgaaaaacaaaaactaaagttaATTCTGGCTCAGGCTAGGGAGAAACGGGAGCAGAAGTGCCTCTTCGTGTTAAACACAGAACGAGACTGGGTTATTACAGGGTTTTGGGGGAGGTAAAATTTAGGCAGCACTGAGAGGGAACGGTGTTTGAATGGGCTCACAGCGAGGTGGGCAAGTGAGCAGAGAATTTAAACATCTGGCTAAGCCCGAGAAGGTCCTCAGCCCCGGCCCTGGGATTTGGCACATAAACCCCAGGGAAAGTGTGAGTGGGCCACCCCGGCTGTGGCCCTCTCTGGGTCAGCTCAACCCACACGAGCAGATCCCTTCAGGCAAGTGTGGATTTCCATGGTTTGAAAGACATTATTGCAGCAAAAGTGGGTTTCCTTTCACGTTGCCTTCCCATTACGGTGACGGCATCATTGAGTTGTTTGGAAATTGTGCGAATAACTCATAGGGAAGCTAAGACCGTAGgagcgtgccaggcactgtcgCAAGTGTCCTTCCTTGAGGTGTCTCATTCGATTCTCTCACCAACCCTGGGAAGTCAATGCAATGGTTATCATCTTCATTTGTACAGAGgagaaaaccgaggcacagagaggttaagtgacttgtctggGGTCACCCAGGAAGTAGTGGACCAGAGGTTTGAACCCAGGGCAGCTGGCTCCAGAATCTTCACTTTTAACCCTCCCTGTTGGGTGAGGGAACTACCTAGGGACCCACTCCATcaccacacacacccccccccctcttCCCAGCTCGGGATATGAAGGGGGCTTTCCAGATGTTTCTTATCAAAAAGGATGTTGGGTGTGTTCGGGGTGAGAACAGCTGACCTATTTCATGGAGTGTTCTTCATAATCTGCCACCAGGGTCCTGCGTCCAAGGCAGAATTGGGATGGGGTCAGCTGTGTGGCAGGGGGCAGGAGACGGACAGGAAGGAGTCGGCCAGGTGAGGCCCTCCGATCCCCACTGGCCTTGATCCCAAGGATTGTTTATGTTCAgactctgcctctttcctcctcctccctgagggGCGGGGATCTCCTCTGTGGAAAAATACCCAGCTGGGCGAGCCCCAGTGAGAGGGAGGAGGcgaggggaaggggctgggactCACAGGACCGACTCTTTTCCCCTCTCGTGATTGCTGTTTACTGGGTCGGGTTCTGGGAAAGGGCCAGATTGCATCAGACAGGGCCTGGGGAGGACACGTGGCCTTATAAGTTGGGGCCCGTGAACAGGGAGGTGTCAGGAAACCAGACACAAACAAAGCGTTGGGAGACGGCAGGGAGACAGCAAGGGAAAGTCAGGTGTGATGGCCACCTTCCCACAAGCAGCCAGCCCGGCCCAGCAGCCCCCAGGTCCGGAGGACGAAGACCTCAGCCTGGATGAGTATGACCTCTATAACCTGGCTCCTTCTTACCTGGGTAAGGTCTGGCCCGGTCACCTTCCTGGTCCCTTAccttctacccccacccccccactagGATTCCTCCTTggactcctccccaccccccacccttctctAACCTGTTCCCTTGACCCCTCCAGTCACCCCTTCCAACCCCTCTTCCCCTTAGTGCTGCCCTGCTCAGCCCTGGGACCTCACACGCCCCTAGAATTTGGGAGCAACAACAGATCACGGGGgcccctcatttcacagatggggagacaGGGGTTACAAGTGCCCCAAAGCTATATGGTGACCACTCTCCAGTCCGCTTCCTCCAACCCATGCTCTTTCCACCCCGCACTCCCAACCCCCTGCCTCTCCTTGGATGTATCAGGCCTCCGTCCACCTCACCTCGGCCTCTTGACTGGTTCCCAGGAGCAGGAGGTCGGAAAGGTCGCAGCAAGAGAGAAGCTGCCGCCAACACCAACCGCCCCAGCCCCGGTGGCCACGAGAGGAAGCTGGTGACCAAGCTTCAGAACACGGAGCGGAAAAAGCGAGGGGCACGGTCTTGAGGCAGAGCTGGAGGTAAAGAGTCAGGGGTAGAAGTCCCTCTGCCTCCAAAAGACATGCCTGAATGTGTGTGGTCAGGTGGGGAGCAAGGTTCCAAGAACTGTcgtctcggggtgcctgggtggctcagtcagttgggtgtctgacttcagctcaggtcatggtcttgtgctTCATGGAcccaagccccgcgtcgggctccgtgctgacagctcagaacctggagcctgcttcgggttctgtgtctccttctctctctgcccctcccctgctcacactctgtctctctccctctctcaaaaataaacattaaaaaatttaaaaagaaaaaaaaaagaacgattGTCTCAACATAGAATAAAATGAGACACACATCGGACTCTGAGTTTCCTGGTGGCCAGAGCAAaaggggaaacacagaaccttTGCAATTAATTGGAGGGAAATTTGGTTTACGGAGAGGgtaacagaggcccagagaggataGGGTCCTTCTCTGGAGACCCACAGCAAGTGACCGGGAGAGGAAGAGTTAGAACCCAGAATTAGAACTGTCACTCTCTTTCCTTGCCCCAGATGAGGCTACAGCACGGATACCACACAGCAATGGAGACAGGACTGCGGAGAATTGGCACCTGGGGGAGGGATCCAGGCCTGCCTGCCCTCCCACTCCACCCCAGGACTTACCCTACCTGACTAGGCTCTGAGGGGCCACCAAGCCCCAGAAAAAGGACAAGCTAGGGGTGGGGAGCAAGATGAAGGGAATGGAGAGGCAGCGTCACGAAAggtaccccccaccccaaaggaaAGACACCAAAGAAACTGGAACCCCTTAAGGGTGGCAAggacaataaacaaaattcagCAGTTGCAGCTTGTGTGTGGAATTTTgtccccccctccctctgtgtggttttgtttgtttctcgtCCCTGCCTGCATATGTCTGCCTCTGCGTGAACCAACAAGAACGGTTTTTGTCTTGGGTTATATGTGTCTGGGAGAGGGCGTCCCCGGTTTGGTAGGGACGGGTAGAGGCCAGCCTggctgctttgttttattttggtgcGCAGAGGTTTTGGCAAATGTGCCTCTGTGGTCTCTTAGGAAATGCACGGAAATGTCCTGTTTCCTTGTCATGCTGCCTGTGAAAGaagccccctccccagaccctccccagctcctctccctTTTCAGAATAAACAATCTTACTGATCATGTCATTTTCATATAAAACCACCTTTTGAAGTGACTGTTCTTTATGGTGCCGTCTGCAAAACGGTGAACACCGAGATTTAGAACATGAAGGGACTTGCCCCAGGTTACTCGGGGGCTGCTGTACTGAAGTCTCAAAACGGGATAGAAAGTTCTCTCTCTGTCACGTAGCAGCTCCAACAGTCAGTACTCTTGGGCTAAAATGACAACTTGACCACGTCAGGGATTCCAGCTACTTTGAACTCATTGTTCCGCCACGCTCCAAACATGGCTTCCACTTTGGGGTCCACACTCGCTGCTTCGGCGTCTGCCACCAATCAGATCTGCATCTCAACCCGTGGAAAGGGAGTGGGGGAAGCCACACCAATTCATTTTGAAG is drawn from Leopardus geoffroyi isolate Oge1 chromosome E3, O.geoffroyi_Oge1_pat1.0, whole genome shotgun sequence and contains these coding sequences:
- the NUPR1 gene encoding nuclear protein 1; the protein is MATFPQAASPAQQPPGPEDEDLSLDEYDLYNLAPSYLGAGGRKGRSKREAAANTNRPSPGGHERKLVTKLQNTERKKRGARS